One window from the genome of Hyperolius riggenbachi isolate aHypRig1 chromosome 6, aHypRig1.pri, whole genome shotgun sequence encodes:
- the MYOC gene encoding myocilin produces the protein MGSLTLLILVPLVFCMAQGSPQFKRVSDRQGQCTYTFTVPSPKDGSCTEPGEATSQIRALQQENTARGQEISALQTRLSLLEKVVNKLLGGEGTEPATSLPEPGTDIQRQLEKLRLEKNEWEGQRGSLEISYSDLLKEKSTLQEEKQRLTERLERMQGQCPQVVENSRNRDQPISSRQGPPVAGIQGGGGRTSAVSTIDGAVDLSRWGADGVGYQELKSEHTAFPAPNMVPERQSTPENSENAKMGGSCGEITWVGEPTTYRKADNIAGKYGVWMRDPEPVSPFNLDTTWRINTVGADIRQVFEYENLNQLEKGYPAKVYVVPRSMESNGAVVYKGSLYYARRKSRIVVKYDFKTETVAIQKELPDAGYHGQYPYSWGGYTDIDFAVDEIGLWVIYSTEKAKGSIVISQLDPKTLEVKQTWETSIRKQSVSNAFMACGTLYTVGSYASATTTLNFAYDTHTSVQKQISVPFQNQYRYGSMVDYNPTQKKIYGWDNYHMVTYDVRLSKM, from the exons ATGGGCTCTTTAACCCTTCTTATTCTAGTGCCTTTGGTGTTTTGCATGGCACAAGGGAGCCCTCAATTTAAAAGAGTCAGTGATCGCCAGGGGCAATGTACCTatactttcacagtgcccagtccCAAGGATGGCAGCTGTACTGAACCTGGGGAAGCAACATCTCAAATCAGAGCGCTGCAACAAGAAAACACAGCTCGTGGCCAAGAGATAAGCGCTTTGCAAACTCGGCTGAGCTTGTTGGAGAAAGTAGTGAATAAGCTCTTAGGAGGAGAAGGGACAGAACCAGCAACCTCTTTACCTGAACCTGGGACAGACATTCAGAGACAACTGGAGAAGTTGAGATTGGAAAAGAATGAATGGGAAGGACAGAGGGGTAGCCTTGAGATATCTTACTCTGATCTATTGAAGGAAAAGTCGACCTTGCAAGAGGAAAAGCAAAGACTAACTGAGAGATTGGAGAGGATGCAAGGACAATGTCCGCAAGTTGTGGAGAATTCAAGAAATAGGGACCAACCGATTTCATCACGGCAAG GACCACCTGTTGCTGGGATTCAAGGAGGTGGAGGCAGAACATCTGCGGTATCAACAATAGATGGAGCAGTAGACT TGTCTCGCTGGGGAGCAGATGGAGTGGGCTACCAAGAGCTAAAGTCAGAGCATACAGCATTTCCAGCTCCTAACATGGTCCCAGAAAGACAATCAACGCCAGAAAATTCAGAGAATGCTAAGATGGGTG GAAGCTGCGGTGAAATTACATGGGTCGGAGAACCTACTACATACCGAAAGGCTGACAACATTGCTGGCAAATATGGCGTGTGGATGAGAGACCCAGAACCAGTATCACCATTTAATCTGGACACCACCTGGAGAATCAATACAGTGGGAGCCGACATACGCCAGGTTTTCGAATATGAGAACCTCAACCAGTTAGAAAAAGGTTACCCAGCGAAGGTATATGTTGTACCTCGGTCAATGGAAAGCAATGGGGCAGTGGTTTACAAAGGCTCCCTCTATTATGCAAGGCGAAAATCTAGAATTGTAGTTAAGTATGACTTCAAGACGGAGACTGTTGCAATCCAGAAGGAGCTTCCAGATGCCGGGTATCATGGTCAATACCCCTACTCTTGGGGAGGCTATACAGACATTGATTTTGCTGTGGATGAGATTGGATTGTGGGTTATCTATAGCACAGAAAAAGCTAAAGGATCAATAGTTATATCACAGTTAGACCCCAAAACATTAGAGGTGAAACAAACATGGGAAACCTCTATCCGCAAACAGTCAGTATCCAATGCATTTATGGCCTGTGGCACACTGTATACTGTTGGAAGCTATGCTTCTGCTACCACCACACTGAATTTTGCATACGATACTCATACTAGTGTTCAAAAACAAATTAGCGTCCCTTTTCAGAATCAGTATCGGTATGGTAGCATGGTGGACTACAACCCCACCCAGAAGAAGATTTATGGTTGGGACAATTACCACATGGTCACTTATGATGTAAGGTTGTCCAAAATGTGA